One Gimesia sp. genomic window carries:
- the aspS gene encoding aspartate--tRNA ligase encodes MLRTHTCGELRTDHVGQTVTLAGWVIRGRDHGGLAFIDLRDRYGVTQIVFNPDRDAEMHELARTLRAEDVIQVSGEVVLRDDRENEKLATGKIEIRAHELKVLNKSKTPPFEPGTSELPNEELRLTYRFLDLRSERLQHAMLVRHRLMKLTRDYFDNLQFLEIETPILGRSTPEGARDYLVPSRVHEGAFYALPQSPQIYKQILMISGYDRYFQIARCFRDEDLRADRQPEFTQIDIEMAFVEQEDILTLIDGLMATFLKELRGEEMALPLPRYDYADVMEKYGSDKPDLRFGLELVDIGEIASNCDFAVFKKTMESGGRVRGLNAKGAADNYSRKDIDGLTEYVGEYGAKGLAFFKVTDEGLHSPIAKFFSDEDKQKIMDAMGAEVGDLLFFVADQCAVTSAALAALRNRLGKELKLYDPSDFKCCWVVNFPLLNYNEDEQRWDAEHHPFCQPVDEDVQYFESDPAKVRAQSYDLVINGYEAASGSVRVHDQNVQQTVFDLLGISADEAEERFGFLLQALRYGAPPHAGAALGLDRLVMLLCGNDNIRDVIAFPKTQKAADLLSGAPAEVDPHQLRDLRIKVDIPQ; translated from the coding sequence GTGTTACGAACACATACCTGTGGCGAACTGAGAACAGACCATGTTGGACAGACTGTGACTCTGGCGGGTTGGGTCATCCGTGGTCGCGATCATGGGGGCCTGGCCTTCATCGACCTTCGCGACCGCTACGGGGTCACCCAGATTGTGTTCAATCCGGATCGTGATGCCGAGATGCACGAGCTGGCTCGTACCCTGCGTGCCGAGGATGTGATCCAGGTCAGCGGCGAAGTCGTGCTGCGGGACGACCGCGAAAACGAGAAGCTGGCCACCGGGAAGATCGAAATCCGGGCGCACGAACTCAAAGTTCTCAACAAAAGTAAAACACCGCCGTTCGAACCGGGAACTTCCGAACTGCCCAACGAAGAGTTGCGGCTCACCTACCGCTTCCTCGATCTGCGGAGCGAACGTCTGCAGCACGCGATGCTGGTACGTCACCGCCTGATGAAACTCACCCGCGACTATTTTGACAACCTGCAGTTCCTGGAAATCGAAACGCCGATCCTGGGACGGAGCACACCGGAAGGGGCCCGCGATTACCTGGTGCCCAGCCGCGTGCACGAAGGTGCGTTCTACGCCCTGCCTCAGTCACCGCAGATCTACAAACAGATCCTGATGATCTCGGGCTACGACCGCTACTTCCAGATCGCCCGCTGTTTCCGTGACGAAGACCTGCGTGCCGACCGTCAGCCGGAGTTCACCCAGATCGATATCGAGATGGCGTTTGTCGAACAGGAAGACATCCTGACCCTGATCGACGGACTGATGGCGACCTTCCTGAAAGAGCTGCGGGGCGAAGAAATGGCCCTGCCCCTGCCGCGGTATGACTATGCCGACGTGATGGAAAAATACGGTTCGGACAAACCGGACCTCCGCTTCGGCCTGGAACTGGTCGACATTGGTGAGATCGCGAGCAACTGTGACTTCGCCGTGTTCAAAAAGACCATGGAATCGGGCGGTCGCGTACGTGGCCTGAACGCCAAAGGTGCCGCCGACAACTACAGCCGCAAGGACATCGACGGTCTGACCGAGTACGTGGGAGAATACGGAGCTAAAGGCCTGGCGTTCTTCAAAGTGACTGACGAAGGTCTGCACTCCCCGATCGCCAAGTTCTTCTCGGATGAAGACAAGCAGAAGATCATGGACGCCATGGGAGCCGAAGTCGGCGACCTGCTGTTTTTCGTCGCCGATCAGTGTGCGGTCACCTCTGCTGCCCTCGCGGCACTTCGTAACCGCCTGGGTAAAGAACTCAAGCTGTACGATCCGAGTGACTTCAAATGCTGCTGGGTCGTCAACTTCCCACTGCTCAACTACAACGAAGACGAACAGCGGTGGGACGCAGAACATCACCCGTTCTGTCAGCCTGTTGATGAAGACGTGCAGTACTTTGAGAGTGATCCTGCCAAGGTGCGTGCCCAGTCGTACGACCTGGTCATCAACGGTTATGAAGCAGCCAGTGGAAGCGTCCGTGTGCACGATCAGAACGTTCAGCAGACCGTCTTCGACCTGCTGGGGATCTCAGCCGACGAAGCGGAAGAACGTTTCGGCTTCCTGCTGCAGGCACTGCGTTACGGGGCACCACCGCACGCCGGGGCCGCTTTAGGCCTGGACCGACTGGTGATGCTGCTCTGCGGTAACGACAACATCCGCGACGTCATCGCGTTCCCCAAAACCCAGAAAGCGGCCGACCTGCTCAGCGGTGCACCTGCGGAAGTGGATCCGCACCAGCTGCGTGATCTGCGGATCAAAGTTGACATTCCCCAATAA
- a CDS encoding PmoA family protein, with translation MKTVLSILCLFVGLSSTVGAAEGTVDIKKNGSKFSVTIDGKPFATYNTSADLPKPFFSPVRAADGTVITRSLVDPEDHPHHKGVWVAVDEVNTVDFWAEKGKIKNTGVKIVKASGNPAVMKVTNEWLGEDNKPIITENTLISIYANRLMTYNITFTAGAKPVVFEDTKEGLFGIRLPNGMREKEDGSVVNSKGVKGTKDTWGKPTEWIDYYGPLNGKVYGVTLMDSPQNYKQSRYHVRNYGLFTISPFGDHAYTNKKQPADHKHLKAGEKMNLKYGLYIHSGDTRQGHVADAYQQFVDVTKKKATKKKVTQQKPAAKPAKKVAAASQKPAAPAKTAEPQMKPVPETEAVPANNCECQPAQQPQRRRGLFGRLRFRR, from the coding sequence GTGAAAACCGTGTTAAGCATACTCTGTCTGTTTGTCGGCCTCTCTAGCACTGTGGGTGCCGCAGAAGGTACCGTCGACATCAAGAAAAACGGAAGCAAGTTCAGTGTGACCATCGATGGGAAACCGTTTGCGACCTACAACACCAGTGCCGACCTGCCTAAGCCGTTCTTCTCACCGGTCCGCGCTGCAGACGGCACCGTGATTACCCGTTCGCTCGTCGATCCCGAAGATCACCCGCACCACAAAGGGGTCTGGGTGGCCGTCGATGAAGTCAACACTGTCGACTTCTGGGCCGAGAAAGGCAAAATCAAAAACACCGGCGTGAAGATCGTCAAAGCCTCAGGTAATCCGGCTGTAATGAAAGTCACCAACGAGTGGCTCGGCGAAGACAACAAGCCGATCATTACCGAAAATACCCTGATCTCGATCTACGCCAATCGTCTGATGACATACAACATCACCTTCACCGCAGGTGCGAAGCCAGTTGTCTTTGAAGACACCAAAGAAGGCCTGTTCGGAATTCGTCTGCCCAACGGCATGCGGGAAAAAGAAGATGGTTCGGTCGTCAACAGCAAAGGCGTCAAAGGAACCAAAGACACCTGGGGTAAGCCCACCGAATGGATCGACTACTACGGTCCGCTGAACGGAAAAGTTTACGGCGTCACCCTGATGGATTCTCCGCAGAACTACAAGCAGTCCCGTTACCACGTGCGGAACTACGGTCTGTTTACCATCAGCCCGTTCGGCGATCACGCTTACACCAACAAGAAGCAGCCCGCCGATCACAAGCACCTCAAAGCGGGTGAAAAGATGAACCTGAAATACGGCCTCTACATCCACTCCGGAGATACCAGGCAGGGTCACGTGGCTGACGCTTACCAGCAGTTTGTGGACGTCACTAAAAAAAAAGCGACTAAGAAAAAAGTGACACAGCAGAAACCGGCTGCCAAACCCGCTAAGAAAGTTGCCGCAGCGTCTCAAAAGCCGGCGGCACCCGCCAAGACTGCTGAACCCCAGATGAAACCGGTTCCGGAAACGGAAGCGGTTCCCGCAAATAACTGTGAATGTCAACCGGCTCAACAGCCGCAACGTCGTCGCGGTCTGTTCGGTCGTCTGCGATTTCGCCGATAA